The following proteins are co-located in the Castanea sativa cultivar Marrone di Chiusa Pesio chromosome 8, ASM4071231v1 genome:
- the LOC142605976 gene encoding uncharacterized protein LOC142605976 has protein sequence MLVKSLEEEKHLDDLQETFDTHRWYNMKSNLSKCAFGVSGSCHQRPNGSPLKKAMNKLEAAGRLVQWAIELSEFDVRYQPRSATKAQVLADFIAEFTPSQDELNKEEGAQRWVINVDGLSTLHAGGIRVILRSPEGDKLEYAAHLQYQTTNNEAEYEALFKGLELAKSLGAESVVVQGDSQLVTNQMNGMCEAKENWMKKYLNKVKWLIQNFKEAYFVQLSREKIMEVDALAKAASVGGVMDEYDKVQYMPSIDLSKVQ, from the exons atgctggtaaagagtTTGGAAGAGGAGAAGCATCTAGAtgaccttcaagagacctttgatacaCATAGATGGTATAACATGAAGTCGAATCtgagcaagtgtgcttttggagtttcaG GCTCatgtcatcaacgtcctaacggATCACccctaaagaaggcaatgaacaagttggaagctgctggacgacTAGTCCAATGGGCCATAGagcttagtgagtttgatgttAGGTACCAACCAAGAAGTGCAACAAAAGCACAAGTattggcagatttcattgcggagttcactcCCAGTCAGGACGAGTTAAACAAAGAAGAAGGGGCACAAAGATGGGTCATCAATGTAGATGGTTTATCCACATTACATGCAGGAGGGATTAGAGTTATACTCAGGTCCCCGGAGGGAGATAAGTTGGAATACGCGGCTCATCTACAataccaaaccaccaacaacgaagctgagtatgaagccctcTTTAAAGGattagaattggctaagtccttaggagCGGAGTCAGTAGTCGTCCAAGGAGATTCTCAGTTGGTTACCAATcaaatgaatggaatgtgtgaagcTAAGGAAAATTGGATGAAGAAATATCTCAACAAAGTAAAATGGcttatccaaaattttaaagaggCTTATTTTGTTCAACTCTCAAGGGAGAAAATCATGGAAGTGGACGCtttggcaaaagcagcttcggtAGGAGGAGTTATGGACGAGTATGACAAAGTCCAatacatgccaagcatagatCTTTCAAAGGTACAGTAA